The bacterium genome includes the window TCTTGATTGTCGATGACAATCCACATATTTCAAAACTTATTACGATCAATCTTGAAAAAGAAGGCTATGAAGTGACGCATGCCGCGAACGGCGAAGAAGGATTGCAGAAGCTTGAAGCCGCCAAGCCCGATCTTGTTATCTCCGACGTCATGATGCCAAAAATCGACGGCATTACTATGTGCCAGCAAATCCGTACTCAAAGTAGTCTTCCGATGATACCGTTCATGTTTTTGACGTCGATCGATGCCGACGTGACTTTAAAACGCGGCTTCCGCACCGGCGCCGATCAATATCTCATTAAATCGGAAATCAACAGGGATGTCTTGCTGGCTAAAATTAATGATATGTTAAAACACGTCAATAAATTGGCTCAAATCGATGCTTCCGGCAATACGATTCAAGGCGATTTGTCTGAACTCAGTTTGGTTGAAATCATTCAATTACTCCATATTCACAAAAAAACCGGCACGTTGACCATCCGGCGTCAGTTTTATCCTGAAGCAACGATTGTCGCCGATCAGGGCGAAATTATCCACGCTACATTAGGCGAAGACCTGAACGAAAAAGTTTTACAGACTATTGCTGTTTGGAAACGCGGAGAATTTGTTTTTACTCAATCCGATACCGACGCCTTTCCACGATCAATCAAAACCTCTACGATCAATTTGATCCTTGAAAGCTGCCGCACAGCCACATA containing:
- a CDS encoding response regulator, which gives rise to MKKPLILIVDDNPHISKLITINLEKEGYEVTHAANGEEGLQKLEAAKPDLVISDVMMPKIDGITMCQQIRTQSSLPMIPFMFLTSIDADVTLKRGFRTGADQYLIKSEINRDVLLAKINDMLKHVNKLAQIDASGNTIQGDLSELSLVEIIQLLHIHKKTGTLTIRRQFYPEATIVADQGEIIHATLGEDLNEKVLQTIAVWKRGEFVFTQSDTDAFPRSIKTSTINLILESCRTAT